From Montipora foliosa isolate CH-2021 chromosome 6, ASM3666993v2, whole genome shotgun sequence, a single genomic window includes:
- the LOC138005636 gene encoding uncharacterized protein, producing MNGGLYPRDCIARIYVPRKHSGRGLISVEDCINQTRASLETYVQSSEEELLKAVRAEVSGSQETLTSFKVRRRAENTQEWKEKPLHGQFVRETEDQSNEETWSWLKQGSFKRETEALIIAAQDQALRTNYIKATIDKSQIDAKCRMCRDKNETVSHIVSGCSKLAQKEYKKRHDNVARAIHWDLSGKCGFHRNDKWCNHVPESVQENENYKLLWDFSIRTDHNIKARRPDLVLVDKSRKSCHIIDVAIPEDSGAKEKEADKVEKYQNLARELRRMWEVKTKVVPIVLGALGTVPLRLKGNLKGIGVDTSITLIQKSALLGSARILRKVLEM from the coding sequence ATGAACGGAGGCCTGTACCCAAGAGACTGTATTGCAAGAATCTACGTCCCAAGAAAGCACAGTGGTAGAGGACTCATATCAGTAGAGGACTGTATAAACCAAACAAGGGCATCATTGGAAACATATGTCCAATCGAGTGAAGAAGAACTGTTGAAAGCAGTTAGGGCAGAGGTCAGTGGAAGTCAGGAAACGCTAACCAGTTTTAAAGTAAGAAGAAGGGCTGAAAACACCCAAGAATGGAAAGAAAAGCCACTACATGGACAATTTGTAAGAGAGACTGAAGATCAGAGTAATGAGGAAACATGGAGCTGGCTGAAGCAAGGAAGCTTTAAGAGAGAGACAGAAGCACTAATAATTGCTGCACAAGATCAAGCATTACGGacaaattatattaaagcaacCATTGACAAATCCCAGATAGATGCTAAATGTAGAATGTGCagagacaaaaatgaaactgtAAGTCACATCGTCAGCGGTTGTTCAAAATTGGCACAGAAAGAATACAAGAAAAGACATGATAATGTGGCCAGGGCGATTCACTGGGATCTGTCGGGAAAATGCGGGTTCCACCGGAATGATAAATGGTGCAATCACGTCCCTGAGAGCGTACAGGAAAATGAGAATTACAAACTCCTTTGGGACTTCAGCATACGGACAGACCATAACATCAAGGCTAGGAGGCCAGATCTAGTGCTTGTTGACAAAAGCAGGAAAAGCTGTCATATTATAGACGTGGCAATTCCAGAAGACAGTGGAGCAAAAGAAAAGGAGGCCGACAAGGttgaaaagtatcaaaatctggCCAGAGAATTGAGGAGGATGTGGGAAGTGAAAACCAAAGTCGTACCAATTGTATTGGGGGCTTTAGGAACAGTGCCATTGCGACTGAAGGGCAACTTAAAGGGCATAGGAGTAGACAcatcaattaccttaatccagaagTCTGCATTGCTGGGATCAGCAAGGATACTAagaaaagtattggaaatgtaa